A region from the Thermoplasmatales archaeon genome encodes:
- the bat gene encoding Bacterioopsin transcriptional activator, with protein MEAWEISFRIKYDYPFIQMSNKYPGVRISMWCVWEREMLHVPLDHEDLMSELEGYADSINLVIENHKRSNDGTVLTMKCSCDVLNSVWNVVERNNCSIVHPAVYLDGWGYFRVISFSEDSTKKLFVDLSRMGQNELLGKKIVHIDSLPSTIWVESFFERLTDRQAEAVVKAFDYGYYASPREVTTDSIATSLGITRSTYEEHLRKAENRLMDALIPYLKLFNAGRRKKNKAISSQVEPSSAGD; from the coding sequence ATGGAAGCTTGGGAGATCAGCTTCAGGATAAAGTATGATTATCCTTTCATACAGATGTCAAACAAGTATCCTGGAGTCAGAATATCGATGTGGTGTGTCTGGGAGAGGGAAATGCTCCATGTGCCCCTCGACCATGAAGACCTCATGTCGGAGCTGGAAGGATACGCAGACAGCATAAACCTGGTTATAGAAAACCACAAACGTTCCAACGATGGAACAGTTCTTACGATGAAATGCAGCTGCGATGTCCTCAATAGCGTGTGGAACGTAGTCGAGAGAAACAATTGCTCAATAGTTCACCCGGCGGTTTACCTTGATGGGTGGGGATATTTCAGGGTAATCAGTTTTAGCGAAGACAGCACAAAGAAGCTCTTCGTTGACCTTTCCAGAATGGGACAAAATGAACTCCTGGGAAAGAAGATTGTCCACATAGATTCTCTGCCGTCAACGATATGGGTGGAATCCTTTTTCGAGCGTCTTACAGACAGGCAGGCCGAAGCAGTCGTAAAGGCATTTGATTACGGGTATTATGCCTCTCCCAGAGAAGTTACAACGGACTCAATCGCCACGAGTCTTGGCATCACGAGATCAACGTATGAGGAACACCTTCGGAAGGCTGAAAACAGGCTTATGGATGCCCTGATCCCATATCTGAAGTTATTCAACGCCGGCAGACGAAAGAAGAATAAAGCCATTTCATCCCAGGTTGAGCCTTCCTCAGCGGGAGATTGA
- a CDS encoding phosphoribosylaminoimidazole synthetase: MPIVKNGIIDRKAQGDFVNTLVRQLKFKREDFKTIGSFGGFTSLIDLGNFAVSINNDGVGTKVMIAEEANRWDTMGIDCIAMNVNDAITVGAEPIAMVDYIALREANTEMARQLGTGFNVGAQISNITIVGGETAIIPDLVRSTDISGTVFGIVQKSQIVNGENIRPGDLVFSLQSSGLHSNGFTTVRHILEQNAIGLNDTFPGDSKKTVDVLLEPTRIYVREILDILNIVNIHGMANITGGGFKNLSRMKDMQYVIDDPVEPPNVFNQLMDLGGLPYEQMYETFNMGTGFVVVIDPESRLDFINTLKSRVSIKEIGHVEAGSGISIPKYSVNLSDYY; this comes from the coding sequence ATGCCCATAGTCAAGAACGGAATTATCGACAGGAAAGCACAGGGAGACTTCGTAAACACACTCGTCAGGCAGTTGAAGTTCAAGAGAGAAGATTTCAAGACAATCGGCAGTTTCGGCGGTTTTACTTCCCTAATAGATTTGGGTAATTTTGCAGTCTCAATCAATAACGATGGCGTTGGAACAAAGGTCATGATAGCCGAAGAGGCTAACAGGTGGGATACGATGGGCATTGATTGCATTGCAATGAACGTGAATGATGCAATTACTGTCGGCGCTGAACCAATAGCTATGGTGGATTATATTGCGCTCAGGGAAGCCAACACCGAAATGGCCAGGCAACTTGGCACAGGTTTCAACGTTGGGGCGCAGATATCAAACATCACTATAGTAGGAGGAGAAACGGCAATAATACCCGACCTTGTTAGGAGCACCGATATTTCAGGGACAGTGTTCGGAATAGTCCAGAAAAGCCAGATTGTGAATGGGGAGAACATACGGCCCGGAGACCTGGTATTCTCTCTTCAGAGCAGTGGCCTTCACTCGAACGGATTTACAACAGTGAGGCACATTCTCGAGCAGAATGCTATTGGCCTGAATGACACTTTCCCTGGCGATAGCAAGAAAACGGTTGACGTATTGCTTGAGCCAACCAGAATTTATGTGAGGGAGATTCTTGACATCCTGAATATAGTGAACATACACGGTATGGCAAACATAACGGGCGGAGGATTCAAAAATCTGTCGCGCATGAAGGACATGCAATACGTTATAGATGATCCTGTGGAGCCGCCAAATGTTTTCAACCAGCTTATGGATCTTGGTGGACTTCCGTATGAGCAGATGTACGAGACATTCAACATGGGCACGGGCTTTGTTGTGGTCATAGACCCTGAAAGCAGGCTTGACTTCATTAACACGCTTAAGAGCAGGGTATCAATCAAGGAAATCGGTCATGTGGAAGCTGGTTCGGGAATAAGCATCCCAAAATACTCCGTAAATTTATCGGACTATTATTGA
- the zfx gene encoding Zinc-containing ferredoxin translates to MVKVETLDYKPKPIEENFMDDTANYPVTGKHHDHEVRGEGKQRTDAEGKPMPISLGIHGTKVAVDWDACVADGACMDVCPVSLYEWELNPGQMGTGNDKDISKDKSLYAKYRTDKCDPVRESECIFCMACESVCPTRAIKITP, encoded by the coding sequence TTGGTAAAAGTTGAAACGCTGGATTACAAGCCAAAGCCCATTGAAGAAAATTTTATGGACGATACTGCAAACTACCCTGTTACTGGCAAACACCACGATCACGAAGTCCGAGGAGAAGGGAAGCAGAGAACGGATGCTGAGGGCAAACCCATGCCTATAAGCTTGGGTATCCACGGAACAAAGGTAGCAGTGGACTGGGATGCATGTGTTGCAGACGGCGCCTGTATGGACGTCTGTCCTGTGAGTCTTTATGAATGGGAACTCAACCCGGGGCAGATGGGAACAGGAAATGACAAGGATATCTCCAAGGACAAGAGCCTTTACGCAAAGTACAGAACCGACAAGTGTGACCCTGTCAGGGAAAGCGAGTGCATATTCTGTATGGCCTGCGAAAGCGTGTGCCCTACGAGAGCCATTAAAATCACACCATAA
- the cca_1 gene encoding CCA-adding enzyme — protein MIDYGKILQRYKPDNNEKERINSIVADITGRIREYCSEKAIDADPVLVGSVAKGTNMKSGDIDIFVTFSKKYEKRDMEKIGVRIGRAMLAQGIEKYAEHPYVTGELDGYKIDLVPSYRLEPGEKKVSSVDRTPLHTEFILKNLTEGMRDQVILLKLFMKHFGIYGSEIRVSGFSGYICELLIWKFESFENVVSKFARLSGKLIIGNITRDNLPDAPVVIADPVDSDRNAAAAVSLETFSIMKVASKLFVSEPSEAFLDPHPPNPKPDYRDRGTAIRLFSLPRPHVVDDIIYPQAVKFRNALMDILDSGGFGPVSSEISIDGDVQIVIECTRAASPVIRQRTGPPADSDNVLDFIRKYRGISERGPYVKGDRIYADVRAEPESIEEFVTNHLPEISMGRNLGTMRDKLVIVNPFSSNVRYDALDKFYSKKLI, from the coding sequence ATGATAGATTACGGGAAGATACTCCAGAGATACAAACCGGACAATAATGAAAAGGAAAGAATAAACTCGATTGTTGCAGACATAACCGGCAGAATCAGGGAATACTGTTCAGAGAAAGCTATAGACGCTGACCCTGTGCTAGTTGGGTCCGTGGCAAAGGGAACCAACATGAAGTCCGGGGACATTGACATCTTCGTTACGTTCTCAAAAAAATACGAAAAACGTGACATGGAGAAGATCGGTGTCAGGATTGGCCGGGCTATGCTTGCACAGGGCATTGAAAAATATGCCGAACATCCTTATGTAACCGGGGAATTAGACGGGTATAAGATCGATCTCGTTCCCAGTTATCGCCTCGAGCCCGGGGAAAAGAAGGTAAGTTCCGTTGACCGTACTCCTCTTCATACCGAATTTATCCTGAAGAATCTCACTGAGGGAATGAGGGACCAGGTCATACTCCTCAAGCTGTTCATGAAGCACTTCGGGATCTACGGATCCGAGATCAGGGTGTCAGGGTTTTCGGGATACATCTGCGAACTCCTTATATGGAAATTTGAAAGTTTTGAGAATGTTGTCAGCAAGTTCGCCCGCCTCTCAGGCAAACTGATAATTGGAAACATAACCAGAGACAACCTGCCTGATGCGCCGGTTGTCATAGCTGACCCGGTTGACAGCGACAGAAATGCTGCTGCTGCGGTCAGTTTGGAGACATTTTCAATAATGAAGGTTGCATCAAAACTCTTCGTTTCAGAACCATCAGAGGCGTTCCTGGACCCTCATCCACCGAATCCGAAACCTGATTACAGGGATCGTGGAACCGCAATAAGGTTATTCAGCCTGCCCAGGCCACACGTGGTGGATGATATCATTTACCCTCAGGCTGTCAAGTTCAGGAATGCACTTATGGATATCCTGGATTCAGGCGGTTTCGGCCCGGTATCCTCTGAAATCAGCATAGATGGGGATGTGCAGATAGTGATTGAATGCACGAGGGCTGCCAGTCCTGTTATAAGGCAGAGGACCGGCCCTCCGGCCGATTCAGATAATGTCCTGGACTTTATAAGAAAATACAGGGGAATCTCGGAAAGAGGTCCATACGTGAAGGGGGACAGAATATATGCAGATGTGAGGGCAGAGCCGGAGAGCATTGAAGAGTTTGTTACCAATCACCTGCCTGAAATTTCAATGGGAAGAAACCTTGGGACAATGAGAGATAAGCTGGTAATTGTGAACCCGTTTTCTTCTAACGTCAGATACGACGCTCTCGATAAATTCTATTCTAAAAAACTAATCTGA
- the nac_1 gene encoding Nascent polypeptide-associated complex protein encodes MIPGKMNSREMKRMMAQMGIKSDEMPDVKTVILKGTTKDYVISNAQVMMIEARGEKTFQIVGTMKEVPKSSTEKEAATPQYNEDDLKLVIDQTGVSKDKAIEALKKANGQPAQAIIDLTGQ; translated from the coding sequence ATGATTCCAGGCAAGATGAATTCCAGGGAAATGAAGAGAATGATGGCACAGATGGGCATCAAGTCAGACGAAATGCCTGATGTAAAAACTGTTATACTCAAGGGAACGACAAAGGATTATGTGATATCCAATGCACAGGTTATGATGATAGAGGCAAGGGGGGAAAAGACATTCCAGATTGTCGGCACGATGAAGGAGGTGCCAAAATCAAGCACAGAAAAGGAAGCAGCAACTCCCCAGTACAACGAGGATGACCTTAAACTGGTCATCGACCAGACTGGCGTCAGCAAAGATAAAGCCATTGAGGCTCTCAAGAAGGCCAACGGACAGCCGGCCCAGGCCATTATAGATCTGACCGGCCAATGA
- a CDS encoding bacterio-opsin activator produces the protein MITGSFTVKSECSLASVAGALDETVITVSVCPLGKNRNYVFSIVKSKNQEEVEPLLTRDFESYKIHSDSGIVLIQGIKRGHGLMQAIVESGSIPSFPTIARVGVEVLDFMSLTDSAPSRLEESLEAGSHLENFFFDKVSGGELVMDVTKRWGVLGTVNLTDTEKNLIKAAYKRGFFEWPRMYDLDLMKREYNLSKPTLLYHMRNAEKKIMQTIFG, from the coding sequence ATGATTACCGGTAGCTTCACGGTGAAGAGCGAGTGTAGCTTGGCAAGTGTAGCAGGAGCGCTCGACGAGACTGTGATAACCGTTTCTGTCTGCCCCCTCGGTAAAAACAGGAATTACGTGTTTTCCATTGTGAAATCAAAGAATCAGGAGGAAGTTGAACCACTCCTTACAAGGGATTTTGAATCATATAAAATACACTCTGATAGCGGGATAGTCTTGATTCAGGGAATAAAACGGGGCCATGGACTAATGCAGGCGATAGTAGAAAGTGGCTCAATCCCGTCTTTTCCCACAATTGCCAGGGTTGGGGTAGAAGTCCTGGATTTCATGTCTCTTACAGACAGCGCTCCCTCAAGGCTTGAGGAGTCGCTTGAGGCAGGAAGTCATTTAGAGAACTTTTTCTTTGATAAGGTCAGTGGAGGTGAGCTGGTAATGGATGTAACGAAGAGATGGGGAGTCCTGGGTACCGTAAATCTTACGGACACAGAGAAGAATCTCATAAAAGCTGCATACAAACGTGGCTTTTTTGAATGGCCGAGGATGTACGACCTCGATCTAATGAAGCGGGAATATAATCTTTCAAAGCCGACTTTACTGTATCACATGAGGAACGCGGAGAAGAAGATTATGCAGACAATTTTTGGCTGA
- a CDS encoding formyl-coenzyme A transferase, translating to MVRVIEIGHIVAGPSAGLLFSELGYEVIKIEKPGEGDIARRLTESSAGAFPFYNRNKKSMALDLGNPEGREIFLKLIRDSDIVIDNLGYGAMQRMHLSYQELSSLNGKLIYLSIKGYGAGPMEKRKSLDYPIEIHSGVAYMTGLTNKPMRVGGSMIDMGAAMFGVIQALNALLERQKTGKGRFIDIGLFETAMFFMGQHIATYQLNRRALKPLNEEGFAWAIYDFFDTSDGKKVFIAVTTDSQWKIFCREMRLGLCDSPDLEKNEGRFIRREELHSLIQEKTIMMKREELINILQTNNIAYSELKTPWDLLSDEQAERNLVSETYFGKELMVPAIPGGGTNCGNPPILGQDTLEIMKELGYSDQEIAQLIDSKTISSAGSNVTDQVSTLH from the coding sequence TTGGTAAGAGTCATTGAAATCGGGCATATCGTTGCCGGGCCTTCAGCTGGTTTGTTGTTCTCGGAACTCGGGTATGAAGTTATAAAAATAGAGAAGCCAGGCGAGGGGGATATAGCGCGCAGGCTGACAGAATCAAGTGCTGGCGCTTTTCCTTTCTATAACCGGAACAAGAAGAGCATGGCTCTTGACCTAGGGAATCCCGAGGGAAGAGAAATTTTCCTGAAGCTTATCAGGGATTCTGACATTGTCATAGATAACCTCGGATATGGTGCGATGCAAAGAATGCACCTGTCTTACCAGGAATTATCGTCACTGAATGGTAAGCTGATATACCTGTCGATAAAGGGCTATGGGGCGGGACCAATGGAAAAGAGAAAGTCACTTGACTATCCTATCGAGATACACAGCGGAGTTGCCTATATGACGGGCCTTACGAATAAACCAATGAGGGTTGGTGGTTCCATGATTGACATGGGCGCAGCCATGTTCGGGGTAATACAGGCGCTCAACGCACTCCTTGAAAGGCAGAAGACCGGGAAAGGCAGGTTCATAGACATAGGCCTGTTTGAAACTGCCATGTTCTTCATGGGCCAGCATATCGCAACGTATCAGCTCAATCGTAGGGCATTAAAGCCCTTGAATGAGGAAGGATTTGCTTGGGCAATTTATGATTTCTTCGACACCAGCGACGGCAAAAAGGTTTTCATTGCAGTGACTACAGACTCCCAGTGGAAGATTTTTTGCAGGGAGATGCGGCTTGGTCTGTGTGACAGCCCGGATCTTGAGAAGAACGAGGGACGCTTTATCAGGAGAGAGGAACTGCATTCCCTGATACAGGAAAAGACCATAATGATGAAGAGAGAGGAACTGATAAACATTCTACAGACAAACAACATTGCCTATTCAGAATTGAAGACTCCCTGGGACCTGTTATCCGACGAACAGGCTGAGCGCAATCTTGTCAGTGAGACTTATTTCGGGAAGGAACTGATGGTACCTGCCATTCCCGGGGGCGGGACGAATTGCGGAAATCCTCCCATACTCGGGCAGGACACGCTGGAAATAATGAAGGAACTAGGGTATTCAGATCAGGAGATCGCTCAGTTGATCGATAGCAAGACCATCTCATCTGCAGGATCAAATGTTACAGACCAGGTCTCCACATTGCATTAG
- the leuA gene encoding 2-isopropylmalate synthase, which yields MQAPGIAFTVEEKIQIARAIRKCGIKRALVAYPPAHISEKQATEKIVKEHIFPETFALGRAIRNDVDAIYETGSNIALHLPFRMERMDEVLDSVRYASTKGRIVEVAVVDVMKNDIKDVIKMAKLVSEAGADIVQLPDTTGIGSPRKIRALFTEAKASLDVEIETHCHNDLGGAIANAYAALEGGADHVDATVYGIGERNGITDLASFSGILESEGISTGIDRNELKHVYSKILDVILSKAGPGFFARNFPAVGENTITNTAGTHVAYSDVFSAGGMSFNVYAGKSMIKRVLESSNMQSDDMIVRDVLMAVKNRSAETGKCVTSDEIIKMAGEIIGKSH from the coding sequence ATGCAGGCTCCGGGCATTGCCTTTACAGTCGAGGAAAAGATCCAGATTGCCAGGGCTATCAGGAAATGCGGAATCAAGAGGGCGCTGGTTGCTTATCCACCTGCCCACATCTCGGAAAAACAGGCTACAGAGAAGATCGTAAAGGAACACATATTTCCGGAAACCTTTGCTCTTGGCCGGGCTATCAGGAATGATGTTGACGCAATATACGAGACCGGTTCAAACATAGCTCTTCATCTCCCATTCAGGATGGAAAGAATGGACGAGGTTCTGGATTCAGTAAGATACGCTTCTACCAAAGGCAGAATCGTGGAAGTGGCCGTTGTCGATGTGATGAAGAACGATATCAAGGACGTGATCAAGATGGCAAAGCTTGTATCAGAAGCAGGAGCAGACATTGTTCAACTTCCTGACACCACGGGCATCGGTTCACCGAGGAAGATTAGGGCATTATTTACGGAAGCAAAAGCCTCCCTTGATGTTGAAATAGAGACGCACTGCCACAACGACCTGGGTGGAGCGATTGCAAATGCATATGCGGCCCTGGAAGGGGGGGCAGATCACGTCGATGCAACCGTTTATGGTATAGGCGAACGAAACGGCATTACCGATCTGGCATCCTTCTCCGGCATTCTTGAGTCCGAAGGCATATCTACCGGGATAGATAGAAATGAGCTCAAACATGTCTACAGTAAAATCCTTGACGTGATATTGAGCAAAGCAGGACCGGGATTTTTTGCACGAAATTTTCCTGCAGTAGGCGAAAACACTATTACAAACACCGCGGGAACACACGTAGCTTATTCAGACGTCTTTTCCGCTGGCGGAATGAGCTTCAATGTTTATGCCGGAAAATCAATGATAAAAAGAGTGCTTGAATCCTCTAATATGCAGTCGGATGATATGATTGTCAGGGATGTTCTAATGGCCGTAAAGAACCGGTCAGCAGAAACGGGAAAATGTGTAACAAGTGATGAAATCATAAAAATGGCAGGTGAAATTATTGGTAAGAGTCATTGA
- a CDS encoding tricarballylate dehydrogenase codes for MTGKPVRKYDVLVIGGGNAGLCAALSAAKHSGKVLLIESAHKNERGGNTKYTRDIRYAHNPDAYSAGSYSDEEFVEDVVRVTHNKTNQGLLKKVIAESWNIPAWLEDHDVIIHKALKGTLHLGRTNLFMLGGGKAMINSYYDAAEKEGVEIRYETRCSKLELDGKRVFAAEIHGRDGKETIEVGSVVVASGGFEANLDWLGEYWGDAAKNFIVRGSRQNTGDMLRMLVGFGARTVGDLSQFHSVAVDARSPKYDGGIVTRIDSIPFGITVNKSGKRFYDEGEDLWPKRYAIWGRLIAEQPDQEAYSIIDSKARDLFLPTVFEPEVGESITELAAKLGLNPDTLSETVREYNNSASGNCTFDPGSLDDCKTSSLEIPKSHWARAIDTPPYYGYPFRPGITFTYFGVMVNEMGQVISNNGTPFGNLFAAGEIMSGNILSEGYLAGFGLTIGTVFGVTAGREAAAYAGK; via the coding sequence ATGACAGGTAAGCCAGTAAGAAAGTATGATGTCCTTGTTATCGGCGGTGGAAATGCAGGATTGTGTGCTGCTTTGAGTGCAGCCAAACATTCAGGAAAAGTCCTGCTGATTGAGTCTGCCCATAAGAACGAAAGAGGTGGCAACACAAAATACACCAGGGACATCAGGTATGCCCACAATCCGGACGCTTATTCCGCGGGATCATATTCCGATGAAGAGTTTGTGGAGGATGTTGTCAGGGTAACGCACAACAAAACAAATCAAGGTCTGCTGAAAAAAGTAATCGCTGAATCATGGAACATACCTGCATGGCTGGAAGATCATGACGTTATTATCCATAAGGCACTGAAGGGAACGCTCCATCTTGGAAGAACAAACCTTTTCATGCTTGGCGGCGGAAAGGCCATGATAAACAGCTACTACGATGCTGCTGAGAAGGAAGGGGTAGAGATACGCTACGAGACCAGATGCTCCAAGCTCGAGTTGGATGGAAAGAGGGTTTTCGCTGCTGAAATTCATGGCCGGGATGGAAAGGAGACCATTGAAGTGGGTTCTGTAGTTGTAGCTTCAGGAGGATTTGAAGCAAATCTTGACTGGCTCGGGGAATACTGGGGGGATGCAGCTAAGAATTTCATCGTCAGGGGTTCAAGGCAAAACACAGGCGACATGCTCAGGATGCTCGTAGGGTTTGGCGCCAGAACGGTCGGAGACCTGAGCCAGTTCCACAGCGTAGCTGTGGATGCCAGATCACCGAAATATGATGGTGGCATCGTCACCAGGATAGATTCCATTCCCTTCGGCATAACGGTTAACAAGAGCGGGAAAAGGTTCTATGACGAGGGCGAGGACTTATGGCCAAAAAGATATGCCATATGGGGAAGACTGATTGCGGAGCAACCGGATCAGGAAGCCTATTCCATAATCGATTCAAAGGCCAGGGATCTTTTCCTCCCCACCGTGTTTGAACCAGAAGTAGGAGAAAGTATAACCGAACTCGCCGCAAAGCTTGGCCTGAACCCGGATACTCTCTCAGAAACCGTGCGCGAATACAACAACTCTGCATCCGGGAATTGCACATTTGACCCTGGATCACTGGATGACTGCAAGACTTCCAGCCTGGAAATTCCCAAGAGCCATTGGGCAAGGGCGATAGATACACCACCATACTACGGATATCCATTCAGGCCCGGAATTACTTTCACTTATTTCGGTGTAATGGTAAATGAAATGGGGCAGGTTATCTCCAACAACGGTACACCGTTCGGGAATCTCTTTGCTGCGGGGGAAATAATGTCTGGAAACATCCTTTCCGAGGGTTATCTTGCAGGCTTTGGACTCACTATTGGCACTGTATTTGGGGTCACTGCCGGAAGGGAGGCCGCTGCCTATGCCGGAAAGTGA
- a CDS encoding tricarballylate utilization protein B, protein MPESEEKAEMDYESLITEASRQLNICNACRYCEGFCPVWDVIEYRKKFGRSDVEYIANLCHDCGQCFDVCPFTPPNKFSVNIPAVLSEVRTQTYKEYTVPGTASVLFEKQAALPVIAFATSFITLLVVYFLTGSSTRLFYAISGPGSFYDIIPNVILDVAGLLLAFFIVLVWIASGLKFIRSVNGSGSIRPSDYLAAASDSFGERWFKGGGAGCNYPDREARGSYKKLAVHSLVLYGFLLDLLATMSAFVEQDFMHILPPYPLISVPVLSGLVGGIMIIVGVVLFLIYDKLGTGFRKKGMKKMDSAFLITLSLTAFTGILLFSMRGTNLMGSLLLIHLSVVAVLFVTAPYGKFVHLVYRYLSIAKYRQEKRVYEGRNI, encoded by the coding sequence ATGCCGGAAAGTGAGGAAAAAGCTGAAATGGATTATGAAAGCCTGATCACGGAGGCATCAAGACAACTGAACATATGCAATGCCTGCAGATATTGTGAAGGTTTCTGCCCGGTATGGGACGTGATAGAATACAGGAAAAAATTCGGGCGCAGTGACGTGGAATATATAGCAAATTTATGCCATGACTGCGGACAGTGTTTCGACGTTTGCCCGTTCACGCCGCCAAACAAGTTCTCCGTAAACATCCCGGCCGTCCTCAGTGAAGTAAGAACGCAGACCTACAAAGAGTATACCGTTCCCGGAACTGCATCTGTACTCTTTGAAAAGCAGGCCGCCCTTCCCGTGATAGCATTTGCAACGTCATTCATCACTTTACTTGTGGTATACTTTCTTACCGGGAGCTCAACACGCTTATTTTATGCCATCTCCGGCCCAGGATCGTTCTACGATATAATTCCTAACGTAATTCTCGATGTGGCTGGATTATTGCTGGCGTTTTTCATAGTGTTAGTCTGGATCGCTTCCGGTTTAAAGTTCATCAGATCGGTCAACGGATCTGGGAGCATACGACCATCGGATTATCTGGCCGCGGCATCCGATTCCTTCGGAGAAAGATGGTTCAAGGGCGGAGGAGCCGGATGCAATTATCCGGACAGGGAGGCGAGAGGCTCGTACAAAAAACTTGCCGTGCACTCGCTGGTTCTGTACGGCTTCCTGCTCGATCTTCTAGCGACCATGTCTGCCTTTGTAGAGCAGGATTTCATGCATATTTTACCCCCTTATCCATTAATCAGTGTTCCAGTTTTATCCGGGCTTGTCGGGGGAATCATGATAATAGTGGGCGTAGTGCTGTTCTTAATATACGACAAATTGGGAACAGGTTTCAGGAAGAAGGGAATGAAAAAAATGGATTCAGCGTTCCTCATTACGCTTTCTCTTACAGCATTTACCGGAATCCTTCTTTTTTCCATGAGAGGCACTAATCTTATGGGGTCACTGCTGCTGATTCATCTTTCGGTTGTTGCAGTGCTTTTTGTGACTGCTCCATACGGCAAGTTTGTGCATCTGGTTTACCGTTATCTGTCAATCGCAAAGTACAGGCAGGAGAAAAGAGTATACGAGGGCAGGAACATATGA
- the hacA_1 gene encoding Homoaconitase large subunit produces MKGKTVAEKIFSNASGKDVMAGDYVWASPDLIYIHDVLGPLTISSLNRMGVARPAFRGKTIFVFDHIFPPKDSASANNILLMKKFASGLDIETIREGDGIEHTLLVEKGIIRPGMFVIGSDSHTVTAGGVGAMGVGMGSTDIAATLALGQNWFMVPESMRIILDGELRKHISGKDIILEILRIVGADGANYRSMEFSGPALKHIGVDKRLAISNMTVEGGAKCGIVVPDEMVEKHYKAMGIDPELVLPDAGAKYESEIRLELSDLTPKISMPYSPANVHELKDAIGTRIDVAYLGNCANGTIGDLREAAEILKGREVSAKTKLFIVPATRKIFQQALAEGIIKIFSDAGAIIAPSTCGACAGLHMGVLGKGETAITNTNRNFRGRMGDPDSRVFLANSYVVAASAVCGEIVDPEESV; encoded by the coding sequence ATGAAAGGAAAAACAGTTGCTGAAAAAATATTCTCTAATGCATCCGGTAAGGATGTGATGGCCGGAGACTATGTGTGGGCATCACCAGACTTAATATATATCCACGATGTCCTTGGTCCGCTGACAATCAGTTCCCTGAACAGGATGGGAGTTGCAAGACCGGCTTTCAGGGGGAAGACCATATTTGTCTTTGATCACATCTTCCCTCCAAAGGATTCTGCAAGCGCCAACAACATACTCCTGATGAAAAAGTTCGCTTCAGGTCTTGATATAGAAACTATAAGGGAGGGAGATGGCATTGAACATACCCTCCTTGTTGAGAAGGGCATTATCCGGCCCGGAATGTTTGTAATTGGCAGTGATTCACATACCGTCACGGCAGGAGGTGTTGGCGCAATGGGAGTGGGCATGGGATCGACGGATATAGCTGCGACACTGGCTCTGGGCCAGAACTGGTTTATGGTTCCAGAATCCATGCGAATAATCCTGGACGGGGAGTTAAGGAAACACATCTCAGGCAAGGACATTATCCTGGAAATCCTCAGGATTGTCGGTGCGGATGGCGCAAACTACAGGTCCATGGAGTTTTCCGGACCGGCATTGAAACATATTGGTGTAGATAAAAGGCTGGCAATATCAAATATGACCGTTGAAGGGGGAGCTAAATGCGGAATTGTTGTCCCCGATGAAATGGTCGAAAAGCACTACAAGGCTATGGGCATCGACCCAGAGTTGGTCCTTCCTGATGCGGGTGCAAAATATGAAAGCGAGATCAGGCTGGAACTCTCAGACCTCACGCCAAAAATTTCCATGCCTTATTCCCCGGCAAATGTACATGAATTGAAGGATGCAATCGGGACAAGAATAGATGTGGCCTATCTTGGGAACTGTGCCAACGGAACAATCGGTGATCTAAGGGAGGCTGCGGAGATACTGAAAGGCAGGGAAGTATCAGCAAAAACCAAACTGTTCATAGTTCCAGCCACTCGCAAGATCTTTCAACAGGCTCTGGCTGAGGGGATAATAAAGATATTCAGCGATGCCGGTGCGATTATAGCACCGTCCACGTGCGGCGCCTGCGCAGGTCTGCATATGGGAGTGCTGGGGAAAGGGGAGACAGCGATAACAAACACAAACAGGAATTTCCGTGGACGGATGGGGGATCCGGACAGCAGAGTATTCCTTGCAAATTCATATGTAGTCGCGGCTTCAGCAGTGTGCGGAGAAATTGTTGACCCGGAGGAATCTGTTTGA